The genomic region GAAGGACCTGTTGGAGAAGCTTCTTGCCATTGAAGAACCGGAGCGTTGCTACGCCTGGATCCGGTGTTTCTTTGAGGAAGACCCCGACTCCAACATCACCCAGCTTGCGATCTGGCAGGCGTACAACACGGAATTCCTCGAACCCCTCAAGCGGAAGGGCCGTAGCATGATCAGCGCGCCAGAGTTTATCAAGAGCATCACGAGCGTTTATGAATCGGCCGGGGCCCAGATTGTGCACGAGCAGGGGCCGGGAGGGCAGTCTCAGCAGAAGTACCTGATTAGGGGCATCAGGCCAAGACGGTACCCCATCAGCCCAGACGGGAGGGGGTATTTCCAGTGTCAACTTCCTGCTCCTCATGGCAAACCTCCCGGGGGAGTCAAATGCGGCGCGTGGAATCTCACAGCAGAGAAGATGTGGGATCACATTGTTGCCGAACATTTAGGTGACAGCGTCTCCCGCACTGAAGATGGAAAGTTGGTCAACAAGGAAGGGATGTTTTCCTGCGCTTGGAACAACTGCCAGAAATTCCCCCGCCCCACAGAGATGTTCCTCGTTCAGTACATGGCTCACCTCAAAACCCACCTCCGCAGCGAGGAGATCCGACACGCGGCCAAGCCATCGGAGATTTCTCCTTTGGCCCCCCtaccgcccccccctccgtCCCCGACCTCGACCACTAACAGATCCAGGAGTGGGAGTttctcttcgtcttcttcaaagTCGAGGGTTGTCAGGCCGGCGAAGACGGTAACGATCACGATTGAGGAGACGGCGAGCGCGAGGGATGAACGGAACCCGAATGCGCCGGCGCAGGCGGCGGGGGTGCCGCTTAGCGCGGTTTTGATTCTGAGGAATATCGCGCAGTATGTCCCGAggacggaggcggaggcggagttgaggaggaggaagaatgagggggaggagggtgaaggttgGAACGAGATTTTGTTTAGGCctgtggtggggaggttgtgggaggTTTTTACCGAGAATAGGCTGCTGACGCCGCatttggcggggttgtttgggcttttggaggagaggcagCAGGTTAGGAggtttgtggtggaggagtaagatggagatgattttttttttgtgtgtgtgtgtgtgtgtgtgtgtgtgtgtgtgtttgtgtttgggCGTTTCTTCAtgggaaaaaaagatgaaTTTGGGAGAAACAATGGTTTGGGTTGTTCGACGGAGACATTTCTTCTTGAGGCGAGGATGGAAAGGAaatggtggatggatggatcaCTGGAAGGGCTTCTTCAGGGTGGTGATtgttctttctttcttgtccTAAATTTAGGATGTATCGCTTGTGGTTGAGTACTGTACGATAATACCCTTTATTTCTCATCCAAGCTTCATGTGAGAGTGTGTACTAGCGTTTTTCATAGTATGGAATGCGAATAAAATCAGTCTAAAAGATGCGGAGTGATCTCCTGAAGATGAATTGCTATATACATTGTGATGATCAAACAGGAGCAACTGGGGAATGAGGTCGACTCGGATTGAGTGATATCAGTCTTGTAAGATTGAGAGCAGTCGCTGAAGAAAGTGAATTGCTGTATTTTATGTGAAGGAGAAAGCCCTGAGAGCCAGATATGTATGCGACCTTCCATGAGCAAGCAAGCTGGAAGGGGAAATCGAAAAAAGGGGAGGTCGATGTGTTTCTTGAGGTTAATGTGGATGAGGGCCATTTGGCTGCCAGATGTGATATTCATAAAGCAACGACTCCAGAGGTGGAGAACTCGATATTGTACATCAGACGCACACCAAATGTAACTTACGCTGAAGAGCAGTTAAAATGGTCCGCTTGGCTCCGGGCGACAGCGGTCTCGACTTCTTGGGCCAAGAGAGGAACGTTAGATTGGCGGATTTTCTGTGTGCCATGCGGCCACGACACGCTGTCAACGGGCTCTCCCGCTGCGACAGCAATTTTATGCAATCTGTGCAGTGGCGACGAAGAGAAAACCGGGAAAGCGGGAACATCGTGAACGTCAATGTCAtgcctgctgctgtgacCTGCGTGATCGATCGTGAGGGTAAGGGTTGCTGCGACCGAGACTGTCCGTGGTCCAAGCGTTCTGGGGCCACAAGGCGCCCCGGATTCAGGGGTCCAATGGTGGCGAGTTTGAGGCCATCGTGAGATCTGATCTGGGGTAAAAAGGCGGCGGGCTAGGCCCTTGCCGACCCAAATGACCGGGAAATAAAAATACGATGCTGTGGCTGACTGGCGGCGGCTCGCTTCGACCCTGCGGGAAGATTATCGTGAGCCGTTGGATGGGGCTCGCTTGGCGTTGGCGTGTCCCACGGAGCTGGCTCGAGCTGGCAGAGGTTACCCcgtacctttttttttgaacGACATGCCTTGGATCGTGagtttttgggtggtggattttTGTTGGCGGTTGGTGTTAACACCACCAACTACGGAGAAAAAGACAGTGAGGGGAtgagatgaaggaggagacggggagAACATGTTGCCAAACCATGGGGGGCCTTGATTTACCCTGTCTGACAGATGGGCGTTCTTGTCgttgctggtgatgaggtgatTGATGAACCAAACGACCGATGGGCAGACGGCCGCGGGCTGGCCAACAAGCCAATCCCCGCACCCGCGGATGAGTCCCGACTCAGGTGGGGTATCCGAAAGGTTCTGGAAGGGCTTCTTGATGGAGTTCGTCTCAGGCCAACAGAGCAGGAAAAAAAGTCCCTATCAAGATGATGCATTCAGCAACTCCGATAGGCCACTGCAAGCAAGGGGCACCAAGTCGTTGACGTTCTCGACTTCAGTAGTCTCGACCGAAGGATTTGACTGTGCATTACCGTTCCCTCCCTTACCTAGCGTGCCTTTGCGTGGTGCAGGCGTTGATAACCATTTTTGACGCGTCACTCGGAAGCTGCGAAAATATATGCAGAGGtatgggttgggttgggttgctTGAGGGGGCTTCATACAGCCGTGCTGCATGGCGGCTGGGCGGGGCATGCAGACGCTCATGCAACGACTGTGCTGCTTGGTTGATTCTTGCCTGCGGTTGGATCGACGGTACCTGATGGAGGGTAGACTTCATTTGTTTCTTGAGATACTGCTCCGAATAGCGGACCATCATAAAGGCAGAAGATCGACAATGTACCGGTCGAGATAGGAGCTGGagctcccctcccaccacgaAATAGCTGAGACACCAAAGTAGGTTAACACGCCTTAAAGATAGTTTATAGGCCTACAAACTATCTTTAAGGCGTGTTAACCTACTTCGGTATCTCAATTATTTTGGGGCAAGGGTGCTCCCCTAGACAGCCTCAATTCGTGGATGCTGCCTCCTAAATCCGAAAGGCTGTGCACCGCAGGTTACGTTGCAGGTCCTCCCGAAGTGATAGCCCAACGGTCCTCCCCCCTCGGTGTCTTGGCCATGTGAATTAGGTAGTTGATGGTGTAGATGTCTTTTCATCAACACTACTATCCTTGCCGATTGAGCCGGCAAGTCGAGTTTCATAGGCAACCACATGACCTAATGTCGAGATATTTTGCTGATGCATCCCGCACCTTTAGTTTCTTTTTGGCAATGGCGTGTGCGGCATGAGTTCATCAtcggcgatggtgttgtGTTCCTCGAATCGATCGAGCAACATGGACCTtaccaccaacaaaaagcTCGGGCTCCAAAGTTCGGTGAGACGGCTCTTGATGCAAGGTAAGCGGTATGTGCTACTGCTCTAGAGAGGCTGCATCTCCTACTGGTAGATGTCGAGATATCGACTGTCATGTCCAACTCATCCTAAAAAGCCCAACCACCGGTTCAGTCCCATGCAGGTCCAAGCCCAAGCTCCGATTGTGTCTCTGTTGAGTGCGGGGTCTGCGGGGCTTCTGAGGGGTAGGTCACCGCTCTGCGGAATGTTGAGTGGTGTGAAGTGTTTCGGGGGTCAATTATCTTTTGTGAATGTTTTAGTTGGTGATATCTGGGTGTAGGAAGCCCCTGGAATAGAGGATGGGTTTTCAGAAATTGGGCCCCCACGCACCGCCAGAAAGTTGATGGCGTGGTTTGCCACGACGCCAATTGACCGGGGTTTCCGACCGCACTTTTTTTCTGCATGTAACCCCACACGATGGGTGCTGCAGCTCCATCTACGGCAACGACGGCCACCGAGAGAAtggagggaagaagatgaagccGTACCAGAGGTCCGGCGTGGGCCGCATGTCTCGTATCTCAAGATAACGTGTTGCTGATCAGTTCAAAGCCAAGGCGGGTGTAAAATCCCTACTGGGTGTGTGACACGTCTGGACGAGCACGACGAGGTGCGTTTGGAGAGTGCCGGATGTTTGATGCTGTTGAGGGTGGGTTTTGATCGTCCAAGAGCTCCCAGGCTGGCCCTGGCACGCAGCCCTTGCCAGCCCTGTCGTCTATTTAACCTCCACTTACCTATTCTAGTTAGCGGTTGCAGCAAGCGTGGTTGAAACAACAGATGCTGTCGCAATCACTTGCCCTTTTGGAAAAGTGTCAGGACAGGCGACCTGTGACCGTCATCCGCGACCCTGACACCAGCGATTCCGCACTCTGGAGCACTGCATGTTTCCCGAGAAATTACTGCTGGTCTTGTGACTGAATCCCAATCTTTGGGCCCACCAAATGTGCTCTCACCGCTCGAGGATCCCGCTCAGCAAATGCTCGGCCtcgagggggtgggtggttgcTGATTATCAGTTAGATGGTGGGCAGATAAATACCAGAGCACTGAACCACCAGAGTTGGAGGGGGACACAGACGCCAATCTCTAGCTTTTGTCCATTGTCCACCAAATCATCAGCCTCAACCGGTGAACGTCTCCAACCCAGGTACGTCCAGTGGATCTGCTACTCTAAGTTTTGCCGTTGTTGAAGACTTCGTCCAACCAACTGGTGCACTGGCGGGGCTTCCAAGTGGAGACGCACCACGTCAGGCTAAGGCCTCATCAACAATAACCTGGCATCACGCTTCTCCTGGGAAAAATAGATGAGATGGTTGCTGGTCTAGAGGGTCTAGACGAACGTCCGCAGCATGCCGCTCTGTGCCGCTCCCCGCAAAAAGACAATGCTGTGCCGCTTGTCCCTGTCTGTGGGAGGTGGGcgtggtggtgtggtggcaTGTCGATATCAACCATCCATCTCTGAATCCTGGGAGAGGGCTACTGGCCGGTCGTTTCGCTGCGGAAAGACGCACGGAAACGTCGAGACCGGAAGCTTATTTTGCAGCGTTGCAGCATATACTTGGAACAGGCGCATAATCGGCACTCGCGGTTGCGACTTTGCGTGGAGAATTTGTTGCTGATCCGCAAACAACCCTCTCAGAAGAACGATCTCGACTcgcccctccgccaccatcTTGGCCCCGCTCCCCTGACTGGTCCTTTGCCTCATCCGCCCTCCGGCCTTCCCTAGCTTCAGCCAGCACGTCACGCTCCTAGCAGAAAGACTTTTCCCCTGCTCCatctttcccatcccattcATCCTATAAATAACAAGAGCCTGGCGGCCCCGTTCACGCTGTCAGGTCTTTGATTCACCAACGAGCAGTTTTGTGGTCGCTATTGAGGAGCCCAGGTACATTTAACGTACCTTGAACCCATCAGCAGaatctccttccccccccagCCTCTCCAttcacttacacccaacgACCCCTTTGTCTTCGTGTCAAGTGCTTCTGGCCGAACACTCAGCTCGTTCGTACCTTCGTTTATTTCGCTGAACCTTCGCTACCCACGTTCGCTCAAGCCACTTCTTGCTCTTGAGCATTTTTTGACTTTCTCACAAAGTCTACCATACACCCACCAaaatcagcaacaacaccacaaatcAGCAAAAATGGCTTCTGCTGTTCGTGCCGCCCGCATGGCTCCGCGCCTTTCGGTCCTCGTTCGGCCCGCTGTCGCTCGCACAACCCCTTCGGTCTGCCAGCGCGCCGCCTTCTCCGTCTCGGCCGGCCGCTTCAAGTCTGAGGTGATCAAGGAAACTGAGGTTCCCGTTTCTGTTTACAACCCCGACGCTAAGGGCGTCGCTTCTGGCAATGCCGACCATTTCAGCATCCCCGTCAAGCCTCGTCAGCGTGCTCCTGAGCCCgtcgtcgaggaggatgaggaggttgttccCCTTGAGGAGAAGGTCTACTCTCAGCTCCCAAAGACGCTGCAGAAGATGAGCGTCCACGGcaaggtcatcatcatcactgggTATGTTTAACTTGCACAACTTCGAACGATGGAAGTCTTAAATTACTAACAAGAAATTAGTGGTGCTCGTGGTCTTGGAAACTATATGGCCCGTGCCTGCGCTGAAGCTGGTGCCAAGGCCATTGCCATCTTCGATGCCAACCAAGAGCTCGGTGACGAGTCTGCTGCCGAGCTTCACCAGAAGACCGGCCTGcccgtctccttcttcaaggtTGATGTCCGTGACGGACATGCCATTGATGCCGCCGTCAAGAACGTCGTCGATCTCTACGGAACCCCTGACGTCTTGGTCAACTCTGCTGGTATCGCCGATTCCAACATTCCCGCCGAGACCTACGACCCAGCCATGTTCCGCCGTCTTATCGACATCAACCTGACTGGTTCCTTCCTCATGTCCCAGTCGGTCGGTCGTGCCATGATGGCTGCTGGCAAGCCCGGttccatcatcctcgtcgcctcTATGTCCGGCTCCATCGTCAACTACCCACAGGAACAGTCCTGCTACAACGCCTCCAAGGCTGGTGTCATCCAGCTCGGCAAGTCCCTCGCTGCTGAGTGGGCCAAGTACCAGATCCGTGTCAACTGCATCTCACCCGGCTACATGGACACGGCCCTCAACAAGGTTCCCGCTCTCGACGCCCAAAAGAAGATCTGGAAGTCGTTGACTCCCCAGGACCGCCTCGGAAACGTGGATGACCTCAACGGTCTCTGCGTGTTCCTCGCCTCTGACGCCTCCGGTTTTATGACCGGGTCCAACGTCATCATTGACGGTGGCTACAGTCTCTACTAAGTTTATGATACGACAAGAAATAATTTGCTGCTTTTATCGGCTTCGGGATACCCTATAGACggttttggctttttttaTGTGTTCCtcatgggcagcagcagcaaaaaatAGTGGATTCTGACAATGGCATGGGTGGACGGATGGATGGTGATTATGGGGTTTTTATCTTCATGAGCGATGGGattttgtttactttgggGGCGTACAGCGATGATAtatttgttgttttttttcatgggggtctttttttctctttctcacGATATGGGTGCAAACATAAAAAGAATCGGGGGCTCATTTTTCACTGGATTcgtctctcttttttttttttttttagatTCCGGGGTATGGGGAATCCTCAATAACGACTTAAGGTTTTAGGCTCGTTACCTAGCAAAATCGGATATCGC from Podospora bellae-mahoneyi strain CBS 112042 chromosome 4, whole genome shotgun sequence harbors:
- a CDS encoding hypothetical protein (EggNog:ENOG503NV6R; COG:Q), encoding MASAVRAARMAPRLSVLVRPAVARTTPSVCQRAAFSVSAGRFKSEVIKETEVPVSVYNPDAKGVASGNADHFSIPVKPRQRAPEPVVEEDEEVVPLEEKVYSQLPKTLQKMSVHGKVIIITGGARGLGNYMARACAEAGAKAIAIFDANQELGDESAAELHQKTGLPVSFFKVDVRDGHAIDAAVKNVVDLYGTPDVLVNSAGIADSNIPAETYDPAMFRRLIDINLTGSFLMSQSVGRAMMAAGKPGSIILVASMSGSIVNYPQEQSCYNASKAGVIQLGKSLAAEWAKYQIRVNCISPGYMDTALNKVPALDAQKKIWKSLTPQDRLGNVDDLNGLCVFLASDASGFMTGSNVIIDGGYSLY